Proteins co-encoded in one Bacillus sp. FSL H8-0547 genomic window:
- a CDS encoding S8 family serine peptidase, with protein sequence MKKWFLLAILSAVAACAYPAEAEAGSVLISVNDDMKWENFRTPDGLSPGTDVKPLPGAGLVRVSSSDKGNLEKTVKKIEQQLEPYILESGSDPEMKLPDIPKDSFISWPVISSALLYKNWGWDVKAVTEGGKSYELHRGSRNVEIAVVDTGIDLEHPDLKESIVRPGQSFVPNSPSTDDNNGHGTMTAGMISANGELLGVGPGLGIVPYKVMDKDAGQFSWMIEGVLAAIRDRADVIQISLGTYKSLSDKDERIAVRAFEKAAGLARRNGILIVASAGNEGIDLSNPGRAGEQLGRPGERMVHLPGGSLKNTVSVSAATRQNQLAPYSNYGKEIDFTAPGGVLDYTDQTLAPLILTTYPIDLPQPVIPFYLGMPKGYEFSAGTSLAAPKTAATAGLIISAYLEKHGKKPSADKVLDIMRRSANDLGMPGSDPQFGSGMINAFQALKLAAEEK encoded by the coding sequence ATGAAAAAGTGGTTCCTACTTGCCATTTTGTCAGCAGTAGCTGCCTGTGCATATCCAGCAGAGGCAGAAGCCGGTTCTGTGCTAATCTCCGTTAACGATGACATGAAATGGGAGAATTTTCGCACACCGGATGGTCTTTCACCTGGAACAGATGTGAAACCTTTGCCGGGTGCGGGTCTGGTCCGGGTATCCTCTTCCGATAAAGGAAACCTCGAGAAAACTGTAAAAAAAATTGAACAGCAGCTGGAACCTTACATTCTGGAGAGCGGTTCGGACCCGGAAATGAAATTGCCTGATATACCGAAAGATTCGTTCATTAGCTGGCCAGTGATTTCCTCTGCGCTCCTTTATAAAAACTGGGGCTGGGATGTCAAAGCTGTCACCGAAGGCGGAAAAAGCTATGAGCTGCACAGAGGAAGCCGGAACGTTGAAATAGCGGTCGTTGATACCGGAATTGACCTTGAACATCCTGATTTGAAAGAAAGCATCGTCCGGCCAGGTCAATCCTTCGTACCAAATTCTCCTTCGACAGATGATAACAATGGCCATGGGACGATGACTGCGGGGATGATATCGGCAAATGGAGAGCTGCTTGGAGTAGGGCCGGGTCTTGGCATTGTCCCATATAAGGTCATGGACAAGGATGCGGGACAATTCTCGTGGATGATTGAGGGGGTCCTGGCCGCCATCCGGGACCGTGCAGATGTGATTCAAATCAGTCTCGGCACGTACAAATCACTTTCTGATAAAGACGAAAGAATTGCGGTAAGAGCATTTGAAAAAGCAGCGGGACTTGCCCGAAGAAATGGCATTCTCATAGTAGCCAGTGCGGGCAATGAGGGAATTGATCTATCGAATCCGGGCAGGGCAGGGGAACAATTGGGCAGACCTGGTGAGCGAATGGTGCATTTGCCTGGCGGAAGCCTCAAAAACACGGTATCCGTATCAGCTGCGACGAGACAGAACCAGCTCGCTCCTTACTCAAATTATGGAAAAGAAATTGATTTTACCGCTCCGGGCGGCGTTTTGGACTATACGGATCAAACCCTTGCTCCCCTTATTTTGACAACCTATCCGATAGACCTTCCCCAGCCTGTTATTCCGTTTTACCTGGGTATGCCTAAAGGATACGAATTTTCTGCCGGCACCAGCCTGGCTGCGCCGAAAACCGCGGCTACAGCAGGGCTTATTATTTCAGCTTATTTGGAGAAGCACGGGAAAAAACCAAGCGCTGACAAAGTTCTGGATATCATGCGGAGATCCGCAAATGATCTCGGTATGCCGGGCTCTGATCCGCAATTCGGATCAGGCATGATTAATGCGTTTCAAGCGTTAAAACTGGCAGCAGAAGAAAAATAA